The Nicotiana sylvestris chromosome 6, ASM39365v2, whole genome shotgun sequence genomic sequence AACGGTTCGAACCTGTGACCTATAGGTACACAGAGACAACTTTATCATTATTTCAAGGCTCACCTATCCTTATTTTACTAATAACCTTTAagtaaaaataatattagaaaactAGCATGTGTAATGGAATTGAAACAAATAATATACATGAGttacatatatattatataccgATCGACTATTTTAAATTTAAGTAATTAGATAAGCAATTATTTGGTGAGTTCTTCTAATTATGTATTAATATCATAATTtaactggttgtctccgtgttttGGGTTCGAGTCGCGGAATCGATTACTAATACTTGAGGTGCAACTCTTCTTGGACGCTTCCTAAATACTAGATATTTTGTACAATATTTTCGAATCTCAGAATATTCTTAATTCAGTCACCTCCTTCCACGTCTACGTACGAAACACCAACCATAAAACCATAAATATCCCAAcgcttttcctttcttttccctTCGTCTTCCCAATTCctcctccaaaaaaaaaaaaaaactcgatTCAGTTTCATTTCTCAAAATCCCAATTCTCTCTCCAGATCAAACAATTCTTCATTCAACGGAATTGTTAATTTTTCCGTAGAATTGTTTCAATTCTGATCAGGAGAGAGAATATTTTTAATTTCGATCTCCATTTTTTTGGTGTTTTTACCCTTTTTGCCCTTCTCGCTTTTGTGTGTGATACGCATGTGTTCTAATTCTAATCACTTCATTACTTTCTTTTTAatctttcttctccatttttcccCTCAGATTTTCAATTTTAGGAGTAATAATTGTAGTATCAACAACTCATTAATACTGAGATTCTTATTAAGATAAGATTTTTAACGATAATCTTACTTAATCCCATTATTTTTGTCGGGACGATTTCCAATTAATCGCATTTTTTAGCCATGGATTCTCAAAACAAGAGTAATCGTCAGTTCCAAAGAGGTTTGTTTCTTTAAAGTTTTAATTTTTAATCTATTTTTCACTCTTTTAAATTGAAGTTCGTACTTACTTTTGTCGGTGGAAAGATTTTTTATAAAAtgtaaaatgatttaaaaaaaaatctatttACAATAGACAACACTTactctaaattctatatttatttcTGCTTGTACTCAAATTCAGTTCGTTTAGTTTTTAACAGTTAAATTTTGTATTATTGAGCTGAATAAGCCCATTGACGGTTGATTTATCAATTATAGTTTATTTAAAACTGTGTATACTGCAGCATCAGAATGTAAACTTTTGGTTTATTTAATAAAAAATCCACTTTTAATGTTTTCAGCTTGCAGGAATATGCTTTTCTAACATTTTCTGACGCCACCTGTTTTTCGTCCTTTATATCAAGAAACAATACTccctttctttcaaaaagaataaacctatttcttttttagtTAGTTTAAAAAAGAATGCCCCTTCTTGGGAAAGAATTCAATCTTAATGAGataatttatagccacacaaatattcATAGATTTTTTTGGATCAcaagtttcaattttttttttttccttagaCTCTGCCTATAGTCAAATAGGTTCAAacaaattgaaacggagggaataCTACTCCCTTTGTCCTAATGTTGTTTGACCGAGTATAAACAAAAATTaatacttttgaaatttgtgattTAAAAGGAGTCATAgatatttgtgtgactataaatacAAAATGAGAAGCTTAAAGTTAAATTCTTTCATCATTCTTCTCGGACAGACTAAAAAAAATCACATATATTGGGATGGAGGGAGTAATACGTTAGTCTAGAATTTCTATGCTGGAGCAGGTCTGGACAATGTCAGAAAACAACATATTGGTTTTATTTGATAAAAaaattgtttttgaagttttcaaCTTGTAAGGAATATGCTTGTAAATGGGTTTCTGTCAATGTGATGCCGCATATTTTTCATCCTCTATATCAAGAATAATACTGACCCCAATTTCTGTGGCGTAGTTGTTGCTTTTACTATATCAAGATTAATAATGCGGTACTAGTAGATTTTCTATCTCTGGACCAGGTTTATAAGCGCAAACCTTTTTACTGCTTAACCGCCATTTAGAAGATGCTTTGTCCTTCCTTGTTTCCCGAATTAGCAGCTATCCTGCTTATCGAAGAGGCAATGTTTGCTAAATTTAGCATAAATGAGTTCCTGATTAAAACTTAGACACGGGACAAGACACCCGATAGTTACAGTCCTTTTATGTTTTGGGATCCGAAGCACGTGAAGCATTAAAAAAAATGCAAGCATTAGACCAGTTCGTATTTTGCTTATACTAATACAAAATTTTGTCACCTTCTGTTTTGGCTGTCTATATGATCATTTCAAACATGAATTTATACATTTCTGTGTCTGATCTTATGGATGCTTATCATTTTTCTCGGTAAAAAACTTTATTAAGTGAGTTGTTATTTTCTCCCTAGCTCCTTGCTTCTCAAATGTTGGACGGAGATATGTGGCCTCGCCATCTGTCATTGTAATAGGTGGTGGGATGGCAGGCCTTACAGCTGCTCGTACTCTTCAGGATGAGTCATTTCAGGTATGCCCTGGAAATATGTAATAGTAGAAATATGACCATTTTATGATTTTTTATTTACTATAATGGTGATGGTGGGAAGGGGAGCCTTggtgtaactggtaaagttgctgccatgtgaccaggaggtcacgggctCGAGCCATGGAAACAGGCTCTTGCAAAAAtgtagggtaaggctgcgtacgatagacccttgtggtccggcccttccctggacctcgtgcatagcgggagcttagtgcaccgggctgcccttttttttaATGGTGATGGTGGATGTGCATCATGAAGATAATATTCTCTTGCAGGTTGTTGTGTTAGAATCACGAGATAGAATTGGAGGCCGAGTTCACACTGATTACTCTTTTGGTTTTCCTGTTGACTTGGGTGCATCATGGTAGTGAATTGTTGTTTTTTGAAATTATGACTTGTATGTTTATTACACGGTAAACATATGCATTTTGCTTCCGATGGATGTTAAGATTTTAACTGGTGTAGGTTACATGGCGTCTGCAAAGAGAATCCTTTGGCACCTCTTATTGGAAAATTAGGACTGCCTCTCTATCGTACAAGTGGTGACAATTCAGTCCTGTACGACCATGATCTGGAAAGGTTTATACTCTAAGCTCTCCTTGCCTTTCATGCGTGTACTTAATATGCATCAAATCCATGCATAAATACTTACATGATCAAGTTGATATGCTTCTACATGTCATTATGTGCAAGTCTGGAAACACTAGTGATTGCTAATTTTGGGATAGTGACCTTTCTAATCACGTATAATAATCAACTAACATATCTTTCTATTCTCCAGTTATGGGCTTTTTGACATGGATGGAAATCAAGTTTGTCAGGACTTAGTTGCAAAGGTTGGCGAGACATTTGAGAGCATTTTGAAGGAGGCATGTTCTCCCTTTTTTCTACCACTTATATTTCTGAGTCATGATTTATGAAATATCTAATTCTTTCCGAGTTTCGTAAGGAAAGGATCCTTCTTCCATGTCTTTAAAGTATGTATATTGTGGACATTTTCTGACTATGAGCTGACTCGCTTTGTCTGCAGACTGATCAAATTAGGCAAGAATCCAGTGAAGACATGTCTATCAGTCGTGCTATATCAATGGTTTTCGAAAGGAGACCCGATTTAAGGTCCTACTTAATTCTGTTTGTTGACATATTGACCCAACTCCCCGAATCAcccaaagaggaaaaaagagcaTTAAAATTTTTACTAAGTGAAAATTGTTAATACAGGTTGAGTGGCCTTGCTCATAAGGTGTTGCAGTGGTACCTATGCAGAATGGAAGGCTGGTTTGCCGCGGATGCAGATACCATATCACTCAAGTGTTGGGACCAGGTTGGTCTCCTTGCCTCCTTTTGACAGAGTTAACTTGTTGGAGGAATGCTCACCTTCTCATTGACAATTGTCTTTCATAGGCATTTGAACTGGTTATAGGAACTTGCTGATGTTAGAAATGGTCTTACCGTAGTGTACACCTGAAAAGATAGCTTGTTCAGATTCTATAATTCCTGTTACCGTATGGTGTCTGTGTCAGCTGTCTAGTGTAGGTAATAAGTAAGATATCTGGGGATGAGGAAAAGAAGTTACTTTTTGACAATATAGAGTACAATTGATAGTAGTGAGCAGAATGCTTGGCTGAGGGATTGGAGTTGTCAATATAGTTATTTAATGTTTCATGAAGAAGATAGCAGTATATGCTTGACCAAGCGATTAAATAGCTTCAGTCCAGGAAAAATGCCTCAGGCATGATCTGCAATTCCACGTCCTCAGCTGACAACTAGCTCCGGTGACTTATGTCCACAATTTCATGCCTAAAGTTACTTTTATCTTTGTTAAAAGCTTTACACCCCAGATTCTCCTTCAATCGCACAAGCTCTTCATGTCAGGATGTCCAGAATGTCTGGGTCATgtctaaaagataataatattaTATGCCATTCTCACTTCTTAAAGGATTCAAGTTAATTTAAATTATGGTATGATGACTCCCTATAACACTAACTGATCAACTACTGAAGTTTTTCTTCTATTGTTACAAATACAGTAAGTCATTAAGCTCTATGCTTAGTCAAATTATATCATATGAAATAGGAGAAAAGAAATTGATTGTTTATTCAACATTTGAATTCTACACGTAGCTGGTCTTGTCGGTAGCTGAGGATATAGGTGACATTGACCATTGTAGCTTTTTAACTTCCTACTAGGATCATGAGTACCATGGAGGAGTAGTGTTATGTGTCATGAGCTGAATTAAACTTTCTTAAACATCCatcctttgttttctttttctggttTTTAGCATCCAGTCTtcctcattttaattttgaataaCTTCTTTGTAAGATCAGTCCACTGGTATATTGCTGCATTTTTTTATATGAAGCAATTTGACATGAAAAGATAATATTTAAGTCTTGTAACTTATTACTAGAAAATGCAAAACCTCAGTATTAGAACGTGGCACCTCTAATAAATGTGAAGGGATCATCACATCAGCTCAGGAAAGCTTAGATCTCCTTATAGCTGTGTCAGAAGAATCACTACATAAGATGTCTGAAGCTCTGAAATGTCTCTTCTATAAAGAATATGTATTTTAATTATATGCTCCCCTATTGGTCATTTGACAAGAAAAACATCAAACAGCAAGAGTGTAGTTTGTAGTCCTTGAAAAAGTTGTTTAAAGTGTTGCCTTACAGATTCATGATTTTTATATACAGGAAGAATTGCTTCCTGGTGGGCATGGTCTTATGGTCCGGGGATATAAGCCTGTCATCAATACACTAGCAAAAGGGCTTGACATTCGGTTAGGTCACAGGTAAAGAACATCTCCCTGACATCCCACCCCTCACCCCCTGCTGGAAACAAAGGACACTAGCAGTTCCTATGACTCATTTGTTCTTGGAATCATTCCTCAGGGTTACAGAAGTTGTTAGACGTTATAATGGTGTGAAGGTAACAGTTGAGGATGGGAGTTCTTTTGTAGCCGATGCTGCCATTATTGCTGTTCCACTTGGTGTTCTAAAATCAAATTGCATCAAGTTTGAACCAAGATTACCTGAATGGAAGGAGGCCGCCATTAAAGAACTTGGTGTAGGAATTGAGAACAAGATTATTTTGCACTTTCAAGACGTGTTCTGGCCAAATGTTGAGTTCTTGGGAGTAGTTGCAGAAAGCTCATATGAGTGCAGTTACTTTCTTAATCTTCACAAGGCTACTGGCCATCCTGTCCTTGTTTATATGCCTGCTGGACAACTGGCCCGTGATATCGGGGAACTATCAGATGAGGCTGCTGCTAATTTCGCATTTAAGCAACTTAAGAGAATCCTTCCTAATGCGACTGCTCCAGTAATGTTACACTTTCTTTTTTGCTCCTATGCATATTTTTTGGGTTTTACATTTTTCGCGTTGCTCTGAAAATTCCCTTCTCTATTTTGTTTTCTCAGCATCGTTATGTGAATTAACTCTTTATCATACAATGTTGGTTTACCGCTAACTCAAGATGTTAGTGGCTGACAAGTTTTAGTAACGGAAATCTTCCTCTAGTTTATTTGTTCTCTGGATGTTCAAGAAGCATGATTAAATGTCTGAAGCATCATGATCTTTCTTTAACCCATTAGTAGTTTTTTTGGTCGAACATGATGCTTCTGAATCAAATAGTACAAAGTTCTAGAAATTTTGTCTTAAACCAATATGTAAAGACTAAAGATCTGTACGAATTGTCTTACCCATGTTTGTGACTTGCGCTGACTTTAATGTGCTTGTGGGTTCTTTCAAGAAAAGCATTTGACTGGTTTAAGATATCATACAAAGGACTGTTGAAGCAATTTATTCTGAGTAGTCCTTTCCCGTTACATCGTTGTAATTACTATGTTTTTATGAAAGTTATATTATCCTAATAATCACAGTATCTCACTCTATTTATTCTCCTGGTCTTGGTGCAGATTCAGTATCTTGTTTCTCATTGGGGTACAGACACAAACTCACTGGGATCATATAGCTATGATACAGTTGGGAAGCCCCATGATCTATATGAAAGGCTGAGAGTACCAGTGGATAACCTATTCTTTGCTGGGGAGGCAACGAGTTCAGATTACCCAGGTTCTGTACATGGTGCATATTCAACTGGATTGCTGGCTGCTGAGGATTGCAGGATGCGTGTCCTGGAGCGACATGGAGAGTTGGATATTTTCGAGCCCGTCATGGGTGAGGAAACACTTATTCCCATTTTGATTTCCAGATTGTAACTCGTAGGTTCCGATATACAGAAACAGAAACACTATGAATTAGTTGCCATATGGGATTGAGTTGACACAATGTGGCTGGCTGCTTAACGATAAATTATTGAAATCACACGGTTTTTAAATGAAATTTCAGCATCAGATAACATGAGTAGTCTCTCCCCGGTGAACTAGGTAATAGAGGACATTTTTGTAATATGGTGCTATAGCTGTGAATTGCAGCTTGTAGTGACACTGAGTTTATACCTCTGAATTTTTGTGGTTAAGAAGATTATTTTATGAATACTTTATTTTTGCATAATGAGGTGCATTCATTTCCCAGGTTTCTTTTCATTTTGGCAGATGCAACACTAAACATTTCGTTTTTTCATCTCTCATCACATATATAGTAAGATTCATTTATCTTTTGGTAAACTTCAACTACCAAATGCTAAAACTACTTGATAACAAATACTTGCTGGGGCTTGAAGAATTTGTGACAAGTTTTCAAGGAAAATTTATGCATTTTGATGTGAAAGCAAACACTCATTGTCAAAATGTTCGTTCATCGTCATGGAAAAATAGTTATGAATTTGTAAACAGAAACTCTCTTCAAGGGCTGTCTGCAAGATCTTCACTTTCTCTATTTCCAGCTTCCTTTAAGCGCGCAGCAGCGGTTGCAACCTACATTTCAGTTGAGAATTTGTAGCGAGTAACATGTATAGTTGAGACTGCATTCTGGATTTATAGTCAGTGAGTTCATAGTCAAACGTGAACACATACACACACCCAAGCATAAAAGTTTTTGCATATGTAACTTATGAGTCAAGCTGAAAGCAATGGGTTCAGTTGAATTCACAGAATCATTAGCTAATGCCAATGTCGAGGCGAGTTTGAAGTAATGAAAATGGAGCAGCAAAGTTACCTCAGTATTCCAGTTTGTTCTGGCAGTTAAAATAGATAATGTGCATGTTTGTAGGACAACTCCTGCAATCATACCCCACCATATTCCCTGAAAGAAAAACCATAGTGATTTTGTATGTGTGAGGCAAAAGGCCAGAAAAGGAGGAGAAACATAATTTCTGAATATCCAATTTtgttaagaagaagaaaaaaaaatgaaaaaaaaaactcacTGCTTCCTGTAAACTTGTTTTGAAGCCAAGAATACATCCAATTGGGAGGCCAATAAAATAGTAAGTAGCTAGATTGACATATGCTACCACTGCTTGCCATCCACTACCAACAGCCACACCTAAAGATTTGCAAGAAATTATGACAATCCACTGCTTGTAATCAGATTCAAGTAAACTTAGAATTTAATAAAGGATTTAAGTCATATACACCGACTGTAAATAGTTTTCACACTACCACGATAGCTTAACCTGTTATAGCAAGTAACTTAATATTCCTTTTGGTTACCGATCAATATAATTATAAATTATGTTGCTCGTATCCTCTAAAAATTATTGCAGCAGCTGTGAAGGATCCTCCAAAAGCTGCACTATTTTTTTAGGATCAGACACAGGTGCGGCGGAACAAAGACTATAAAGGTACCATTTCAAATGACATGATTCCATAAATATTTTTACACCATCAGTGCATATAACTTATAGTAACCTTTACTAAATTGGTTCTTTAAAGAGCAAGAATTGCTAGAGCTTCTTTACCAGAGAGAATAGGTTGAATGCCATTCAACCAAACAGAAATGGCAAGTAATGGAGTCAAATTAGAGACAGCCTCAATGACTTGAGTGTCACTTGTAAAGAGTTTGCTTAATCCAATCCTGAATATCAGCACAACAATGCAGAGAACTGTGCTGATCAGGATACTTGTCAAGCTCACTATGATCACTGAAAACTTGGCAACTCTTGGATGTCCTGCTCCAAGCTCATTACTAACTCGAACGCTGCAAGTATGAGTATTAACCACTATTGAAATAATGATGTTCTTTAGCTGCCAAATGAACCGATTCTTTAGGCGTATACTGTAACATACCTGGCTGCAGCGCCTAGTCCTAACGCGACTTGCATATCCCAGTTCCAGTAATTCATGCTGTTATTGTCACAAGAAGTTGTGAGCCTGAACAAGTAATTTGAGAAATAGAACAAGAGAAAGGAAGTTTTTCTATCTTTTACCAGATAGAGATGGAGTCTAATGAGATTGTAGAATTTGGAAGGAGGCCTGACACAAGCACTAGGCCTTGAGAGTACCATATCTCCAAGCTACATTCAGAAATGAATTAAAAATTATTACTACTTGACCATAAATTTTACAAAAGCCAGTTAGTGGCTGCTGAGCATTGGATTTCAGTTAGCCGGGCCAGGTTGCTACggcctatgttgctcggactctccgaaaaattcatcgggtgcatgtcggatcctccaaaagtagtgtatttttggaagatccgacacgggtgcggcatCATTTTCGAGAGTCCGTGCAACATAAGCTACGGGTCGCTAAGTGGTCCCTGGCCGAGCCCAATTCGCGGGTCA encodes the following:
- the LOC104226820 gene encoding polyamine oxidase 2 is translated as MDSQNKSNRQFQRAPCFSNVGRRYVASPSVIVIGGGMAGLTAARTLQDESFQVVVLESRDRIGGRVHTDYSFGFPVDLGASWLHGVCKENPLAPLIGKLGLPLYRTSGDNSVLYDHDLESYGLFDMDGNQVCQDLVAKVGETFESILKETDQIRQESSEDMSISRAISMVFERRPDLRLSGLAHKVLQWYLCRMEGWFAADADTISLKCWDQEELLPGGHGLMVRGYKPVINTLAKGLDIRLGHRVTEVVRRYNGVKVTVEDGSSFVADAAIIAVPLGVLKSNCIKFEPRLPEWKEAAIKELGVGIENKIILHFQDVFWPNVEFLGVVAESSYECSYFLNLHKATGHPVLVYMPAGQLARDIGELSDEAAANFAFKQLKRILPNATAPIQYLVSHWGTDTNSLGSYSYDTVGKPHDLYERLRVPVDNLFFAGEATSSDYPGSVHGAYSTGLLAAEDCRMRVLERHGELDIFEPVMGEETLIPILISRL